The following proteins are encoded in a genomic region of Vicinamibacteria bacterium:
- a CDS encoding DUF2309 domain-containing protein — MHRVAFLEEIVRRTAHLLPAQGPISTFIHHNTLHAFEHLPFEGAVIEAGRLFGCEPFLEKERYRREMVRGRIRQEDVDAVLDQELGEEGEERVGGLATRREIRLAMLRDRFPEESGPALSWLLAETPAVTRNRPLWEAALDAVSRTVFSSLPPTPDEPFRHRDLLLDVTGADSDDLVHPVLIRLTASFLDQGLAYWPLPGREAGFFRSVSELYRPSRFLPGWLRRFALDLSAASQRRVTPAESAVDSLDRLGVSEKSEWEPFVAATLLALRGFAGMMWQIESRPDRVPVQAPKASLLDFLAIRLLLEIRALEDLARKTLGFHGEMRELREELRRRRSPPSAPSAEALAYRLFLLAQALDRPPSSLSRLTAADAKPILDEIEAFSALSRRSLLHLAYERRHRIEVLDALSARAGEPCEKTRDVMFQAVFCIDEREESIRRHLEEVEPRCETFGAAGFFGVAMYYRGVADAHARPLCPIAIEPEHEVIEVPEAEREVDLKRRRAIRRLLGRLVHETRVGSRTFTRGTLLTALLGIATAIPLTFRVLFPRLTARLRTGASRLLKPARARLVLERDETRKPSLGKHSGFTVSEMAAIVGSLLEDVGISDRLARVVILVGHGSRSLNNPHESAHDCGACGGGRGGPNARAFAQMANDRRVRELLREQGGAIPDSTWFVGAYHDSCDDSVTLADRDLVPPEFRGKLALVENAFERARARNAHERCRRFEFLPSGLTLEAALAHVERRSEDLAQPRPEYGHATNAVCIIGRRSRSRGLFLDRRAFLVSYDAGRDDGEGSILARTLEAVVPVVAGINLEYYFSYVDPVGYGCSTKLPHNITALLGVMDGHASDLRTGLPWQMVEIHEPVRLLVVVETTVALLERALARDPRLFRLANNRWIQLATLGPSGNEIRLREPTGYSRYLPERPVLERFVSSRDWYEGKSDPLPPARISPEHAIS, encoded by the coding sequence TTGCACCGGGTCGCCTTTCTCGAAGAGATCGTTCGCCGCACCGCGCATCTTCTGCCGGCGCAGGGTCCGATCTCGACCTTCATCCATCACAACACTCTCCACGCCTTCGAGCATCTTCCGTTCGAAGGCGCTGTGATCGAAGCGGGACGGCTCTTCGGCTGCGAGCCCTTCCTCGAAAAAGAACGTTATCGCCGGGAGATGGTGAGAGGTCGCATTCGCCAGGAGGACGTCGACGCCGTCCTCGACCAGGAGCTCGGCGAAGAAGGCGAGGAGAGGGTCGGGGGTCTCGCGACCCGCCGCGAGATCCGGCTCGCGATGCTGCGTGACCGATTTCCCGAGGAGAGTGGTCCGGCACTCTCGTGGCTCCTCGCCGAGACCCCCGCCGTTACACGGAATCGGCCGCTCTGGGAAGCCGCGCTCGACGCGGTCTCACGCACGGTCTTCTCGTCTCTCCCGCCGACTCCCGACGAACCCTTCCGTCACCGGGATCTTCTTCTCGATGTGACGGGTGCGGATTCCGATGATCTCGTTCACCCCGTCCTGATCCGGCTCACCGCCTCGTTTCTCGACCAGGGTCTAGCTTACTGGCCGCTCCCGGGACGAGAGGCCGGTTTCTTTCGGTCGGTAAGCGAGCTCTACCGACCGTCACGCTTCCTGCCGGGATGGCTCCGGCGGTTTGCGCTCGATCTATCGGCCGCGTCCCAAAGGCGCGTCACGCCCGCGGAGTCGGCCGTCGATTCGCTCGACCGTCTCGGTGTGTCCGAGAAGAGCGAATGGGAGCCCTTCGTCGCGGCGACGCTTCTCGCCCTTCGGGGTTTCGCGGGAATGATGTGGCAGATCGAGTCCCGGCCGGACCGCGTTCCCGTGCAGGCTCCGAAGGCGAGCCTCCTCGATTTTCTCGCCATCCGCCTCCTGCTCGAGATTCGGGCGCTCGAAGACCTGGCGCGCAAGACTCTGGGGTTCCACGGTGAAATGCGAGAGCTGCGGGAAGAGCTCCGCCGGAGGCGCTCGCCGCCTTCCGCACCGAGCGCGGAGGCGCTCGCCTATCGGCTGTTCCTCCTTGCCCAGGCTCTCGACCGGCCGCCTTCTTCCCTGTCCCGCCTCACCGCTGCGGATGCGAAACCCATCCTCGACGAGATCGAGGCCTTCTCCGCTCTCTCCCGCCGCAGTTTGCTCCACCTCGCTTACGAGAGGCGGCATCGGATCGAGGTGCTCGACGCCCTCTCGGCGCGAGCGGGCGAACCGTGCGAAAAGACGAGGGACGTCATGTTCCAGGCCGTGTTCTGCATCGATGAAAGGGAAGAGTCGATCCGCCGTCACCTGGAAGAAGTCGAGCCCAGATGCGAGACCTTCGGCGCCGCCGGGTTCTTCGGCGTCGCCATGTACTACCGGGGCGTGGCTGATGCTCATGCCAGACCCCTCTGCCCTATCGCCATCGAGCCGGAGCACGAAGTGATCGAGGTTCCCGAGGCAGAGCGAGAGGTGGATCTCAAACGTCGAAGAGCGATCCGAAGGTTGCTTGGCCGTCTCGTACACGAGACCCGCGTGGGGAGCCGGACGTTTACCCGGGGTACGCTCCTGACCGCGCTGCTTGGAATCGCAACCGCCATCCCGCTCACGTTCCGCGTCCTGTTTCCTCGCCTGACCGCGCGCCTGCGCACCGGCGCCAGCCGGCTGCTCAAGCCTGCGCGCGCACGTCTCGTTCTCGAGCGAGACGAGACGCGAAAGCCCTCGCTGGGGAAGCATTCGGGATTCACCGTTTCCGAGATGGCGGCGATCGTAGGCAGCTTGCTCGAGGACGTCGGGATCTCGGATCGTTTGGCCCGCGTCGTGATCCTTGTCGGCCACGGTTCGAGAAGTCTGAACAATCCACACGAATCCGCGCACGACTGCGGGGCCTGCGGAGGCGGCCGCGGAGGCCCGAACGCCCGCGCCTTCGCCCAGATGGCAAACGATCGAAGGGTGCGTGAGCTCCTTCGGGAGCAGGGAGGTGCAATTCCCGACTCGACCTGGTTCGTAGGCGCCTACCATGATTCGTGCGACGACTCGGTGACTCTCGCCGATCGAGACCTGGTGCCTCCGGAGTTTCGGGGGAAGCTCGCCTTGGTGGAGAACGCCTTCGAGCGGGCCCGGGCGAGAAACGCTCACGAGCGATGCCGGCGGTTCGAGTTTCTTCCCTCGGGGCTGACTCTCGAAGCGGCGCTCGCCCACGTGGAGCGACGCTCCGAGGATCTGGCGCAGCCGCGCCCGGAGTACGGGCATGCAACCAACGCCGTCTGTATCATCGGACGGCGGTCGCGGAGTCGCGGGTTGTTCCTGGATCGGCGAGCGTTTCTCGTCTCCTACGATGCCGGAAGAGATGATGGCGAAGGCTCCATTCTTGCTCGAACCCTCGAAGCCGTGGTTCCCGTCGTCGCCGGCATCAACCTGGAGTACTACTTTTCTTATGTCGATCCGGTCGGCTATGGCTGTTCGACCAAGCTCCCTCACAACATCACTGCGCTCTTGGGGGTGATGGATGGACACGCGAGCGATCTGAGAACGGGCCTTCCCTGGCAAATGGTCGAGATCCACGAGCCGGTGCGTTTGTTGGTCGTGGTCGAGACGACTGTCGCGCTTCTGGAACGGGCTCTGGCTCGGGATCCTCGACTCTTCCGCCTCGCGAACAACCGATGGATTCAACTTGCCACGTTGGGTCCTTCGGGAAACGAGATTCGGCTGCGTGAACCCACCGGGTACTCGAGATACCTGCCCGAGAGACCGGTTCTCGAGCGCTTCGTCTCGTCGCGGGACTGGTACGAGGGCAAGTCCGATCCTCTTCCTCCGGCCCGCATCTCACCGGAACACGCGATTTCATGA
- a CDS encoding amidohydrolase family protein — MDTPFGDLRIVDAHAHFFSHHFFELIVKGLGEPPPADGLDDFLRKKLDFDPPPEDAGELASRWVVELDRHGVARTVLIASVPGDEDSVAAAHRVAPERIIPYFMLNPKASDARERARRALAELGLRGVCLFPAMHHFHVWEKDLEPIFTEVAERSGIVFVHFGLLKVGIRDKLGLPSPFDLRFANPLDLAVVARRHPTVPFVIPHFGCGFFRELLLLASQCPNVYADTSSSNGWMDKLPEPLTLEKVFARTLEVMGAERILYGSDSSFFPRGFVKDHLLSQLDVVAKLAVSRDEAALIFGGNLERLAGRTGGHGPAENPGRG, encoded by the coding sequence ATGGATACCCCGTTTGGCGATCTCCGCATCGTGGACGCGCATGCCCATTTCTTCTCGCACCACTTCTTCGAGCTGATCGTCAAGGGGCTCGGGGAGCCGCCGCCTGCGGATGGCCTGGACGATTTCCTCCGGAAGAAGCTCGATTTCGATCCTCCCCCGGAAGACGCGGGGGAGCTGGCTTCGCGATGGGTGGTCGAGCTCGATCGTCACGGCGTCGCGCGCACGGTCTTGATCGCGAGCGTTCCCGGCGACGAGGACTCCGTGGCGGCGGCGCATCGGGTGGCTCCCGAGCGCATCATCCCCTACTTCATGCTGAACCCCAAGGCCTCCGACGCCCGGGAACGGGCCCGGCGTGCGTTGGCGGAGCTCGGTCTCCGAGGAGTCTGTCTGTTCCCCGCCATGCATCACTTCCACGTCTGGGAGAAGGATCTCGAGCCCATCTTTACCGAGGTCGCGGAGCGTTCGGGAATCGTCTTCGTGCATTTCGGGCTTCTCAAGGTCGGCATTCGCGACAAGCTGGGCCTTCCGAGCCCGTTCGACCTCCGTTTCGCAAACCCTCTCGACCTGGCGGTCGTCGCCCGCAGGCACCCGACGGTACCCTTCGTGATCCCGCACTTCGGATGCGGATTCTTCCGCGAGCTCCTGCTCCTCGCGAGTCAATGTCCGAACGTCTACGCCGACACATCGAGCTCGAACGGGTGGATGGACAAGCTGCCCGAGCCACTCACCCTCGAAAAGGTGTTTGCGCGCACCCTCGAGGTCATGGGCGCCGAGCGCATCCTCTATGGCTCCGATTCCAGCTTCTTTCCCCGGGGCTTCGTCAAAGACCACCTGTTGAGCCAACTCGACGTCGTCGCCAAGCTCGCGGTCTCCCGCGACGAGGCCGCGCTCATCTTCGGTGGGAATCTGGAGAGGCTGGCCGGCCGTACCGGTGGGCACGGCCCAGCCGAGAACCCAGGTCGAGGCTAG
- a CDS encoding FAD-dependent oxidoreductase yields the protein MGDRRDFVIVGAGVAGLTFADSVLAAGRSALVVERNDHVGGLARSYRYRDFVFDVGPKRFHTEDEQVLSFLLSVLGEDYIVVDRSSAVHLFGRYFPWPLDQRALVRLPLGVMLSAGFDLLRRKEPRDERSFTEYTRSRYGDTLYRLFFKPYTEKFLRIPCEEVHVDWAKTGINRAVIDKRVKSESLFDLARNVLLPRPVITKFIYPSYGGFGTFCEKLAARVRERGGEIRLQSTVTGLTLRDGRVEEVTLADGRRVRPGALVWSGNLIALARLLQQRPPSVRYLSTVLYNIEVNADVLQRQQWIYFGSPDTLISRVSITNEMAPYMAPSGKTGLCVEVTCFEGESAWQDPDALVPQILDDLVRLRLVASSSAYGSVHVERVRDTYPIYDLDYRESFAAAARMVKPLRNLRLLGRTGAYWYNNSDHSMKMSLLMARHLLEGAPMKEKEALFGV from the coding sequence ATGGGCGATCGCAGGGACTTCGTGATTGTCGGGGCCGGGGTCGCGGGTCTGACGTTTGCCGATTCCGTTCTCGCGGCGGGCCGAAGCGCGCTCGTGGTGGAGCGAAACGACCATGTGGGAGGCCTGGCGCGCTCGTATCGCTACCGGGATTTCGTCTTCGACGTCGGACCCAAGAGGTTCCACACCGAAGACGAACAGGTTCTTTCGTTTCTTCTCTCGGTGCTCGGCGAGGACTACATCGTGGTGGACCGCTCGAGCGCGGTGCATCTTTTCGGCCGGTACTTCCCCTGGCCTCTGGACCAGCGGGCGCTGGTGAGACTCCCCCTTGGCGTCATGCTCTCGGCGGGCTTCGATCTCCTTCGCCGCAAGGAGCCGCGCGACGAGCGCTCCTTCACCGAGTACACGAGGTCCCGCTATGGCGACACCCTGTACCGTCTCTTCTTCAAACCCTATACCGAGAAGTTCCTGCGCATTCCCTGCGAGGAGGTCCACGTCGATTGGGCGAAGACCGGCATCAATCGTGCCGTCATCGACAAGAGGGTGAAGAGCGAATCGCTCTTCGACCTGGCTCGGAACGTTCTTCTGCCGAGACCGGTGATCACCAAGTTCATCTATCCGAGCTACGGTGGCTTCGGAACGTTCTGCGAGAAGCTCGCGGCCAGAGTTCGGGAGCGCGGCGGAGAGATTCGTCTTCAGAGCACGGTCACGGGCCTCACGCTGCGGGACGGCCGAGTCGAGGAGGTGACCCTCGCCGATGGGCGGCGGGTCCGTCCGGGCGCACTCGTGTGGAGCGGGAATTTGATCGCCCTGGCAAGGCTGCTGCAGCAGCGCCCACCGTCGGTGCGGTACCTATCGACGGTGCTCTACAACATCGAGGTGAACGCGGACGTGCTGCAGCGTCAGCAGTGGATCTATTTCGGCTCACCCGACACCCTGATCTCGCGCGTCTCCATCACCAACGAGATGGCGCCCTACATGGCGCCTTCGGGAAAGACGGGCCTCTGCGTCGAGGTGACCTGTTTCGAAGGCGAGAGCGCCTGGCAGGATCCCGATGCGCTCGTTCCGCAGATCCTGGACGACCTGGTCCGTCTCCGCCTCGTTGCGTCGAGCTCCGCCTATGGCTCGGTCCACGTCGAGCGCGTTCGAGACACCTACCCGATCTACGACCTCGACTACCGGGAGAGCTTCGCCGCGGCGGCGCGGATGGTGAAGCCACTTCGAAACCTCAGACTCCTCGGGCGTACCGGAGCTTACTGGTACAACAACTCCGACCATTCGATGAAGATGTCCCTCCTCATGGCGAGGCATCTTCTCGAAGGGGCCCCCATGAAGGAGAAGGAAGCCCTGTTCGGGGTCTGA